The following coding sequences are from one uncultured Cohaesibacter sp. window:
- the mnmA gene encoding tRNA 2-thiouridine(34) synthase MnmA, which yields MLNSLDLPGRPEDTRVVVAMSGGVDSSVTAALLKHQGYDVIGVTMQLYDHGKAMHRVGACCAGTDIQDARRVAEHLGIPHYVLDYESRFKEAVIDRFAESYLAGETPVPCVTCNQTVKFEDLLEAAKEFGADCMATGHYISSKMVGNRRVLFRPSDEDRDQTYFLFATTQEQIDFLRFPLGGMSKPEARQLAHELGLVVADKKDSQDICFVPSGKYTDIIERLHPGAAEPGKIVHVDGTVLGDHKGIIHYTVGQRRGLGVSYGGGPLYVVKLDPEHKHVLVGPREALVTRRLKLRDVNWLGPQTISEFPQEGLEIYAKVRSTRPPKEALLFALEDGTFEVELLDGEEGVAPGQACVFYEGLAKEAQLLGGGWIDRTVTELAIPENIGMPAAE from the coding sequence ATGTTAAACAGTCTCGATTTGCCTGGTCGCCCCGAAGACACCCGTGTTGTTGTTGCCATGTCTGGCGGCGTTGACTCGTCCGTCACTGCAGCGCTCTTGAAACATCAGGGCTATGATGTCATCGGCGTGACCATGCAGCTATATGATCATGGTAAGGCTATGCATCGCGTTGGTGCATGTTGTGCTGGTACGGATATTCAGGACGCTCGCCGTGTGGCCGAGCATCTTGGCATTCCCCATTATGTGCTCGATTATGAAAGCCGCTTCAAAGAGGCCGTAATCGATCGCTTTGCCGAGAGCTATCTGGCAGGGGAAACGCCAGTGCCTTGCGTTACCTGTAATCAGACGGTCAAGTTCGAGGATCTTCTGGAAGCGGCCAAGGAGTTCGGAGCCGACTGTATGGCAACCGGCCACTATATTTCGTCCAAGATGGTGGGAAATCGTCGGGTGCTGTTCCGTCCTTCCGATGAGGATCGCGACCAGACCTATTTCCTGTTTGCCACCACTCAGGAACAGATAGACTTCCTTCGTTTTCCTCTGGGGGGCATGTCCAAGCCGGAAGCGCGTCAGCTTGCCCATGAGCTGGGGCTGGTGGTTGCGGACAAGAAGGACAGTCAGGATATCTGCTTTGTTCCTTCAGGCAAATATACCGATATTATCGAGCGCTTGCATCCGGGCGCTGCCGAGCCGGGAAAGATCGTCCATGTTGACGGGACGGTTTTGGGCGACCACAAGGGGATTATTCACTATACGGTCGGACAGCGGCGCGGCCTTGGTGTTTCCTATGGTGGAGGGCCGCTCTATGTGGTTAAGCTTGATCCGGAACACAAGCACGTACTCGTGGGGCCGCGCGAGGCTCTGGTAACCCGTCGGTTGAAATTGCGTGATGTCAATTGGCTTGGGCCACAGACTATCTCCGAGTTCCCGCAGGAGGGTCTGGAGATCTACGCGAAGGTGCGTTCGACCCGCCCACCTAAAGAGGCTCTGCTCTTTGCTCTGGAGGATGGAACTTTTGAGGTTGAACTGCTCGATGGCGAAGAAGGTGTCGCTCCGGGACAGGCTTGTGTTTTCTATGAGGGGCTCGCCAAGGAAGCACAACTATTGGGTGGTGGTTGGATTGATCGGACTGTCACTGAACTGGCAATCCCCGAAAATATCGGTATGCCAGCGGCGGAATAA
- a CDS encoding methyl-accepting chemotaxis protein, with protein MFGFSQVKRSIAEDVSHQQGLQSRPQLRAEVVTLDGVAETIAEESVHIPPVVKETIHELSGLGLTLADIAGEVEAINTETADCFQSISDLVTASGHIKSSNESILQAANQSYDIADMASQDVNQSSQMIDQTLNKVSDLMKAVTGISEQLQGLQKAFTSVRDVASAIDAIARQTNLLALNATIEAARAGEAGKGFAVVATEVKALATQTSRATETIGSTLADLDKEAEALIGLSGEATEAMGEVETSTVSMRDVIKGLDDTFQSIQASSGEIRSQVQDATQSMSSFVQDVDTVHSAFQMAQKGLNGACGRLIGAVSAADSMVAKSSLSGVDTQDTFCIRSIQRLAKEVSSAFEAEVAEGRISEADLFNSSYEEIAETNPPQMMALFTSMTDRVMPHFQEPIVAENESIVFVAAVDKNGYLPTHNKAFSAPQGDDPVWNAANCRNRRIFDDRVGLAAGQNTKPFLLQTYRRDMGGGKYALMKDLSAPIYVNGRHWGGLRMAYRPD; from the coding sequence ATGTTCGGATTCTCGCAAGTAAAAAGAAGCATTGCCGAAGACGTGTCGCATCAACAGGGTTTGCAGTCCCGGCCTCAGCTTCGAGCAGAGGTTGTGACGCTTGATGGTGTGGCAGAGACAATAGCGGAGGAGAGCGTGCATATCCCCCCGGTTGTGAAAGAAACAATACATGAGCTGAGCGGTCTTGGATTAACGCTGGCTGATATTGCTGGTGAAGTAGAGGCCATCAATACAGAAACCGCGGATTGTTTTCAGTCTATCTCTGATCTGGTAACTGCATCAGGACACATAAAGTCTTCCAACGAAAGTATTTTGCAGGCTGCAAACCAGTCCTACGATATTGCCGATATGGCGTCGCAGGATGTGAACCAAAGCAGCCAGATGATCGATCAGACGCTCAATAAGGTTAGCGATCTGATGAAGGCTGTCACGGGCATTTCTGAACAGCTGCAAGGGCTTCAGAAGGCGTTTACATCGGTGCGCGATGTCGCAAGCGCCATTGATGCCATTGCGCGTCAAACCAATCTTTTGGCTCTGAATGCGACGATTGAAGCTGCGCGGGCTGGGGAAGCTGGCAAAGGCTTTGCTGTTGTTGCCACTGAGGTCAAGGCGCTGGCGACCCAAACAAGTCGTGCCACCGAGACGATCGGATCGACGCTTGCGGATCTGGACAAGGAAGCCGAGGCGCTCATTGGCCTTAGTGGTGAAGCGACCGAGGCCATGGGAGAGGTTGAGACCAGCACGGTCTCCATGCGCGATGTGATTAAAGGGCTTGATGATACATTCCAGAGTATTCAGGCGTCCTCCGGTGAAATCCGATCACAGGTGCAGGATGCCACTCAATCCATGTCATCTTTTGTGCAGGATGTTGATACCGTGCATTCAGCCTTCCAAATGGCGCAAAAAGGCCTGAATGGAGCGTGTGGGCGTTTGATTGGAGCTGTTTCAGCCGCAGATAGTATGGTTGCCAAATCTTCGCTCAGTGGCGTTGATACGCAGGATACTTTCTGTATTCGTTCAATCCAGCGATTGGCCAAGGAAGTCAGTTCTGCTTTCGAGGCGGAAGTAGCCGAGGGGCGGATCTCGGAAGCTGACCTGTTCAACAGCAGCTATGAGGAGATTGCCGAAACGAACCCGCCGCAGATGATGGCACTATTTACTTCCATGACTGATCGCGTCATGCCTCACTTTCAGGAGCCGATTGTCGCTGAAAATGAGTCTATCGTGTTTGTGGCCGCAGTTGACAAAAACGGTTATTTGCCGACGCATAACAAGGCTTTCTCAGCTCCGCAAGGAGATGATCCGGTGTGGAATGCTGCCAATTGCCGAAACCGGCGCATTTTTGATGATCGTGTCGGGTTGGCTGCCGGGCAGAATACAAAACCGTTCCTGTTGCAAACCTATCGACGGGATATGGGTGGGGGCAAATATGCCTTGATGAAAGACCTGTCCGCTCCGATCTACGTGAATGGTCGGCATTGGGGTGGCCTGAGAATGGCCTATCGGCCCGACTAA
- a CDS encoding NADH:flavin oxidoreductase, whose translation MTDIDTSSLFRPFTLGSLKLKNRIVMAPMTRNAAPDGFPNDKNADYYRRRAEGEVGLIISEGTVIERPASRNLPNVPFFYGEKALAGWKGVIDAVHDAGGAMAPQIWHTGSTRSGTWEPDATVESPSGLIGPDNARGNVMSDADIADTIAAFAASVKNAKDLGFDLAELHGAHGYLIDQFFWDGTNKRTDKWGGESLLERSRFALEVVKACRAAVGDDFPLILRISQWKQQDYAAKLAKTPAEMETWLTAFADAGVDIFHCSQRRFWEPEFPDVDGEEGLNFAGWAKKLTGKTTISVGSVGLSTDFLSSFGGEDASMTGLEKLIKRMERDEFDLIAVGRALISDADWATKVRTNHIDEIVSFERAHLATLS comes from the coding sequence ATGACAGATATTGACACAAGCAGCCTGTTCCGCCCCTTCACACTCGGCTCACTGAAGCTAAAAAACCGCATTGTCATGGCCCCCATGACACGAAATGCCGCTCCAGATGGTTTTCCCAACGACAAGAACGCCGATTATTACCGCCGACGCGCCGAGGGCGAAGTCGGCCTCATCATTTCCGAAGGGACCGTCATTGAGCGTCCGGCATCCCGCAACCTGCCCAATGTTCCCTTTTTCTATGGCGAAAAGGCTCTCGCGGGCTGGAAAGGTGTTATCGACGCCGTGCATGATGCCGGCGGTGCAATGGCGCCCCAGATTTGGCACACGGGCTCGACACGCAGCGGCACATGGGAACCCGACGCAACGGTAGAAAGCCCTTCCGGTCTGATTGGCCCGGATAACGCCCGCGGCAATGTGATGAGCGATGCCGATATCGCCGACACGATCGCCGCTTTTGCTGCTTCCGTGAAGAATGCCAAGGATCTCGGCTTCGACCTTGCAGAGCTACATGGTGCCCACGGCTATCTCATCGACCAGTTCTTCTGGGACGGCACCAACAAGCGAACCGACAAGTGGGGCGGCGAAAGCCTTCTGGAACGGTCACGCTTCGCGCTGGAAGTGGTCAAGGCCTGCCGTGCGGCAGTTGGAGACGACTTTCCGTTGATCCTGCGCATCAGCCAGTGGAAACAGCAAGACTATGCAGCCAAGCTCGCCAAGACACCGGCGGAAATGGAGACTTGGCTAACCGCATTTGCGGACGCCGGTGTGGATATATTCCACTGCTCGCAACGCCGTTTCTGGGAACCGGAATTCCCGGACGTGGACGGAGAAGAAGGGCTCAATTTTGCAGGCTGGGCCAAGAAACTGACGGGCAAAACAACCATCAGCGTTGGCTCGGTTGGGCTAAGCACCGACTTCCTGTCATCCTTTGGCGGTGAAGATGCAAGCATGACCGGCCTTGAAAAGCTGATCAAGCGCATGGAACGCGATGAGTTCGACCTTATTGCCGTTGGCCGCGCCCTCATCAGTGACGCGGACTGGGCCACGAAGGTTCGCACCAATCACATTGACGAGATTGTCTCCTTCGAGCGCGCCCATCTGGCAACGCTGTCCTGA
- a CDS encoding VOC family protein produces the protein MIDHLDVKVSDLAASRRFYALALKPLGYEVILDRERSVSFGVLQGEKKSFDPGGELWLVEGKVSKPLPHFAFSASSRQAVRDFHAAALQAGGRDNGQPGLRPDYHPDYYAAFILDPDGYNIEAVFHKADGV, from the coding sequence ATGATTGATCATCTTGATGTCAAAGTTTCCGATCTTGCTGCGAGCCGTCGCTTTTATGCGTTGGCGCTCAAGCCACTTGGATATGAAGTGATTTTGGATAGGGAGCGCTCGGTCAGTTTTGGTGTGTTGCAAGGGGAGAAGAAATCTTTCGATCCCGGTGGCGAGCTTTGGCTGGTTGAAGGCAAGGTGTCAAAGCCCTTGCCGCATTTTGCTTTCAGTGCCTCTTCCCGGCAGGCTGTGAGAGATTTTCATGCTGCGGCATTGCAGGCCGGAGGGCGTGATAATGGTCAACCGGGATTGCGTCCAGACTATCACCCCGATTATTACGCCGCCTTCATTCTGGATCCGGACGGTTATAATATTGAAGCGGTATTCCACAAGGCTGATGGCGTCTAG
- a CDS encoding RNHCP domain-containing protein: protein MFYDESNFGRKLLRADPKPNGGKKKHKHKRWQIVDKEFRCVHCKRMVFVTSEMGTIHRNHCPHCLHSLHVDTKPGNRASDCRARMVPVGLTYKHNGYDKYGKERKGDIMLVHLCSSCGSVNINRIAADDSCCEILDLFERSQFMQEAQRALIEQKGVLLLTSSDADALQTALFGRSFSP from the coding sequence ATGTTTTACGACGAAAGCAATTTCGGCCGGAAGCTTCTCCGCGCCGACCCGAAGCCTAATGGTGGGAAAAAGAAGCACAAGCACAAAAGATGGCAGATCGTTGACAAGGAGTTTCGGTGCGTGCACTGCAAGCGGATGGTTTTTGTAACCTCCGAAATGGGTACGATTCATCGCAACCATTGTCCGCACTGTTTGCATTCCCTGCATGTGGATACCAAGCCGGGCAACCGTGCTTCTGATTGCAGGGCGCGGATGGTGCCTGTTGGTTTGACTTACAAGCACAATGGCTACGACAAATATGGCAAGGAACGCAAGGGGGACATCATGCTGGTTCACCTTTGTTCATCTTGTGGCAGTGTCAACATCAACCGTATTGCAGCCGATGACTCTTGTTGCGAGATACTTGATCTTTTTGAGCGTTCGCAATTCATGCAAGAGGCTCAGCGCGCTCTGATCGAGCAAAAAGGCGTCTTGTTGCTTACATCCAGCGATGCTGATGCGCTTCAAACAGCCTTGTTTGGTCGAAGTTTCTCGCCTTGA